The Alkalihalobacillus sp. LMS6 genomic interval AGGAGGAGGGCTGCTTTATGAATCGTTTAACGAACCGTATAAAAAAATGGGTAACTGAACAAATGCAGCTTCCGGCTGACGTCATGATGGACTTACCTCGAATTACGATGATCGGACAGCTACATATATATATCGAAAACCACCGTGGTGTTTTGCAATTTTCAACGACCGAATTACGGTTGCTTTTAAAAGAAGGTCAACTGCTTGTGACAGGGGATCAATTTGTTTTGAAAACGATTTTACCTGAAGAGCTACTGTTAGAAGGACGAATTGATAAAGTGACGTTCATTCAGAAAGAGGAGTAAAAAGGAGTGAAAAGGAATGCGTAATGGGTTTGTCAATCTTATAGGTGGTGTTGTAACAGCAGAATTATCAGGACCTTATCCCGAACAAATGCTAAATCGTTGTATTAAACAGGGGATTCATATTTGGGATGTGACAGTATCGGAAGTGGGTAGTGTTCAATTTAAAATGCAGTTAAAACATGTTCATCGCATGCGGAAATTTCTCAGAAAAACCGATCTTACTTTATGTTTTAAAGAACGAGAAGGGCTGCCTTTTTTGGTTAAAAAAATGCGTGTGCGTGCAGGATTTGTCACTGGTATTGTCGCCTTTATAGTTGGGTTTATACTTCTTTCAAACATCGTTTGGGGGTACTCCATTGAAGGGGCTTCCCCTCAAGTAGAACAAAAGCTGGAAGAAGCCATTGAAGAATTAGGAGTGAAACGAGGGGAGTTCATTTTTCAGCTACCAAAGCCGAACGTTATTCAAGCGTACGTGACAGATCGAGTGGATGAAGCAACTTGGATTGGTGTGCGTCGAAAAGGGACGAACTATGAGTTTGAAGTCGTGGAACAAGTGCGCCAATTAGAGCCAGAAATTTTAAGTCCGAGACATCTTGTTGCCTCAAAAAAAGCTGTTATTCGATCCATGTTTGTAGAAGATGGTACAGCACTAAAACATACGAATGATGTAGTGGAAAAAGGGGACTTGCTTGTTTCAGGTTTTATTGGTGTTGAAGGGAATGAACAAACAATTCCTGCAAAGGCATCAGTAAAAGGTGAAATATGGTATACTTCAACTGTAAGTATGCCTTTAACGCAAACGTATCGCTCATTAACAGGAGATCAAAAAAACAAATACCATTTAACGGTAGGAGATGTTTCGATTCCATTTTGGAATTTTACGGCACCAAAGTATGATGCACATCAAACGTTTAGAAGAGAAAGTGATTATTCTATTTTTGGGTATCGACTGCCACTTCAAATTACGGTTGATGAACAGCGCGAAACGCTACTATTTGAAAGAACTTATGAAAAAGCAGAAGCGATTGAAGTCTTGAAAAACCAAGCCAAATTTGATTTAAAACAGGACTTGCCTGATGATGCACAAATTATTGGCGAACAAGTTTTGCATGAAACAGTTGAAAGTGATAAAGTTTCATTAACGATTCATTACCAAGTTCTAGAAGAGATCACTCAAGAAAAACCAATTATTCAAGGAGACTGAGGCGATTGTCAGAAACATCATTGATTCAACTAAACTTAAAAGATGCCCAATTAGCACAAGCACTATATGGACCGAATGATTTACATTTAAAAAGAATTGAAGAAGAATTATCCATTGAGCTTGTTACTCGGGGTGAAGATATTCTCATTACAGGTGAGAAAAAACAAATTGAACGAGCAGCGGCAATTATTGAAACGCTTATTACAATTGTAGAACAGTATACGAAGTTGTCAGAACAAGATGTGTTTTATGCGATCCAACTTGAAAAAGAAGGAAAGCTAGATGAATTAAATGACTTGTATGACGAGAATATTGCTACGACTGTAAAAGGAAAAGCCATCCGTGCAAAGACATTAGGCCAGCGACATTATGTTTCCATGATAAAAAAACATGATATGGTGTTTGGTGTAGGTCCTGCGGGAACAGGAAAAACGTATTTAGCCGTTGTTTCGGCGGTTTCAGCATTAAAGGATGGCAAAGTGAACCGGATTGTTTTAACTCGACCGGCTGTAGAAGCAGGAGAAAGTTTAGGGTTTTTACCAGGAGACCTTAAAGAAAAAGTTGACCCGTATTTACGACCGATTTATGATGCCCTCCACGATGTTTTAGGAGTCGAACATACGACTAGACTAATGGAAAGAGGAACGATCGAAGTTGCTCCTTTAGCTTATATGCGTGGTAGAACACTCGATGATTCATTTGTTATTCTCGATGAAGCGCAAAACACAACGGAAGAGCAAATTAAAATGTTTATTACTAGACTAGGATTCGGTTCAAAAATGGTTATTAATGGAGATATTACACAAATTGATTTACCTAAAGGAAAAAGATCCGGATTACAAGTGGCGCTTCGCAAATTGAAATCAGTAAAGGGTATTGGATTTGTATACCTTCAAGCTTCTGATGTCGTTCGTCATGTGCTTGTTCAGCGCATTCTTTATGCGTATGAAAAGGAAGAGCAAGCTGACGAAAAGTGAGTGTGTAGAGCCTAGTGAGGTGACTATATGTGGAAGAGGATAAGCCTAAAGTATCGGCCCCGAGAAAGTGGTGGCAAAAAATAAAACAACAGCCGTATATACGTACAGTCATTTTTACAATACTTGGCTTTATTATGT includes:
- the yqfD gene encoding sporulation protein YqfD, with product MRNGFVNLIGGVVTAELSGPYPEQMLNRCIKQGIHIWDVTVSEVGSVQFKMQLKHVHRMRKFLRKTDLTLCFKEREGLPFLVKKMRVRAGFVTGIVAFIVGFILLSNIVWGYSIEGASPQVEQKLEEAIEELGVKRGEFIFQLPKPNVIQAYVTDRVDEATWIGVRRKGTNYEFEVVEQVRQLEPEILSPRHLVASKKAVIRSMFVEDGTALKHTNDVVEKGDLLVSGFIGVEGNEQTIPAKASVKGEIWYTSTVSMPLTQTYRSLTGDQKNKYHLTVGDVSIPFWNFTAPKYDAHQTFRRESDYSIFGYRLPLQITVDEQRETLLFERTYEKAEAIEVLKNQAKFDLKQDLPDDAQIIGEQVLHETVESDKVSLTIHYQVLEEITQEKPIIQGD
- the yqfC gene encoding sporulation protein YqfC; the protein is MNRLTNRIKKWVTEQMQLPADVMMDLPRITMIGQLHIYIENHRGVLQFSTTELRLLLKEGQLLVTGDQFVLKTILPEELLLEGRIDKVTFIQKEE
- a CDS encoding PhoH family protein, which translates into the protein MSETSLIQLNLKDAQLAQALYGPNDLHLKRIEEELSIELVTRGEDILITGEKKQIERAAAIIETLITIVEQYTKLSEQDVFYAIQLEKEGKLDELNDLYDENIATTVKGKAIRAKTLGQRHYVSMIKKHDMVFGVGPAGTGKTYLAVVSAVSALKDGKVNRIVLTRPAVEAGESLGFLPGDLKEKVDPYLRPIYDALHDVLGVEHTTRLMERGTIEVAPLAYMRGRTLDDSFVILDEAQNTTEEQIKMFITRLGFGSKMVINGDITQIDLPKGKRSGLQVALRKLKSVKGIGFVYLQASDVVRHVLVQRILYAYEKEEQADEK